A genomic window from Paucibacter sp. KCTC 42545 includes:
- a CDS encoding penicillin-binding protein 1A, protein MSDTQKKSTQKSNAESRPAKAHPVASLIGKSLLWLGGLALAMLLSIALLAALALAMAYPNLPDISGLTDYRPKLPMRVMSADGQVLGEFGEERRNYQSIKDIPKVMQDAVLAIEDARFYQHGGVDYLGVIRAGLANVGESRSQGASTITMQVARNFYLSTEKTLTRKIYEILLALKIENALSKEKILEIYMNQIFLGHRAHGFAAASEIYFGKPLKDVSIAEAAMLAGLPKAPSAYNPINNPRRANIRQQYIIERMLENGYITAEQRDAAKAEVLRYRTVNESLPHAEYVAEAARQLIFSQYGEDAYTRGLNVYLTLRADEQTAAYRALRRGIMDYERRQVYRGPEAYADLPAEPKDVDVRVAEALADHPANDELLAAVVLQADPKKVVAALQSGELVNISGEGLKPATSGLADKGNPKTRIRRGAIIRVIKSTRAGKDEWTITQLPEVEGAFIALDPRNGRVRALVGGFDYAKNKFNHVTQAWRQPGSSFKPFIYSAALEKGFTPATIVNDAPLFFDATSTGSQPWEPKNYDGTFEGQMTMRRALARSKNMVSIRVLNSIGVHYAQQWVTRFGFEAEKHPAYLTMALGAGSVTPMQMAQGFAVFANGGLRVAPQLIAKLTDNKGKLLYEAPQADVGEENRVIEARNAFMMSSLLQEVTRSGTAAKAQAQLKRPDIYGKTGTTNDSMDAWFAGYQQEVVAVVWIGYDQPRKLGDRETGGGLSLPVWIEYMNFALRGKPVQEAVAPEGVVNVGGEWYYDEYSGNQGVRSLAGDESKLPAAGTEEEKKSILDLFKR, encoded by the coding sequence ATGAGCGACACCCAGAAGAAATCCACTCAGAAATCCAACGCTGAGTCCCGTCCCGCCAAGGCTCATCCTGTGGCGTCGTTAATTGGCAAGAGCCTGCTTTGGCTGGGTGGTCTGGCGCTAGCCATGCTGCTGAGCATTGCCTTGTTGGCCGCCCTGGCTTTGGCCATGGCCTACCCGAACCTGCCGGACATCAGCGGCTTGACCGACTACCGGCCCAAACTGCCCATGCGCGTGATGTCGGCCGATGGCCAAGTGCTGGGTGAGTTTGGCGAAGAGCGCCGCAACTACCAGTCCATCAAAGACATCCCCAAGGTCATGCAAGACGCCGTGCTGGCGATTGAAGACGCGCGCTTCTATCAGCATGGCGGGGTTGACTATCTGGGCGTGATCCGCGCGGGACTAGCCAACGTGGGTGAGTCGCGCAGCCAAGGCGCCTCCACCATCACCATGCAGGTGGCACGCAACTTTTACCTGTCGACTGAGAAGACCCTGACACGCAAGATCTATGAGATTTTGCTGGCCCTGAAGATCGAGAACGCACTCAGTAAAGAGAAGATTCTCGAGATCTATATGAACCAGATCTTTCTGGGGCACCGGGCGCACGGCTTTGCCGCCGCCAGCGAGATCTATTTCGGCAAGCCACTGAAAGACGTCTCTATTGCCGAGGCCGCCATGCTGGCCGGCCTGCCCAAGGCCCCTTCGGCCTACAACCCGATCAACAACCCGCGCCGCGCCAATATCCGCCAGCAATACATCATTGAGCGCATGCTGGAGAACGGCTACATCACGGCCGAGCAGCGCGACGCCGCTAAGGCCGAGGTGCTGCGCTACCGCACGGTCAATGAATCGCTGCCGCATGCCGAGTACGTGGCCGAAGCAGCCCGCCAGCTGATCTTCAGCCAATATGGCGAGGACGCCTACACCCGCGGCCTGAACGTCTATCTGACCCTGCGCGCGGACGAACAAACGGCCGCCTACCGGGCCTTGCGCCGCGGCATCATGGATTACGAGCGCCGCCAGGTCTACCGCGGCCCCGAAGCCTATGCAGACCTGCCGGCCGAGCCCAAAGATGTGGACGTACGTGTCGCCGAGGCCCTGGCCGATCACCCCGCCAATGACGAACTGCTGGCGGCCGTGGTGCTGCAGGCCGATCCGAAAAAGGTGGTGGCGGCTCTGCAAAGCGGCGAGCTGGTGAATATCAGTGGCGAAGGCCTGAAGCCAGCCACCTCGGGCTTGGCCGACAAGGGCAATCCCAAGACCCGCATCCGCCGCGGCGCCATCATCCGTGTCATCAAGTCCACCCGGGCCGGCAAGGACGAATGGACCATCACCCAGCTGCCCGAGGTCGAAGGCGCCTTCATCGCGCTGGACCCGCGCAACGGCCGGGTGCGCGCCCTGGTGGGCGGCTTTGATTACGCCAAGAACAAGTTCAACCATGTGACGCAGGCCTGGCGCCAGCCCGGCTCCAGCTTCAAGCCCTTCATCTATTCGGCAGCCCTGGAAAAAGGCTTCACGCCGGCCACCATCGTCAACGACGCACCGCTGTTCTTCGATGCCACCAGCACCGGCAGCCAGCCCTGGGAGCCCAAGAACTACGACGGCACCTTTGAAGGCCAAATGACGATGCGCCGCGCCCTGGCACGATCCAAAAACATGGTGTCGATCCGGGTACTCAATTCCATCGGCGTGCACTACGCCCAGCAATGGGTGACACGCTTCGGCTTTGAGGCCGAGAAGCACCCCGCCTACCTCACCATGGCGCTGGGTGCCGGCTCGGTCACCCCGATGCAGATGGCGCAAGGCTTTGCGGTCTTTGCCAATGGCGGCTTGCGTGTCGCGCCGCAGCTGATCGCCAAGCTGACCGACAACAAGGGCAAGCTCCTGTACGAGGCGCCGCAAGCCGATGTGGGCGAAGAGAACCGCGTCATCGAGGCCCGCAATGCCTTCATGATGAGCAGCCTGCTGCAAGAAGTGACCCGCAGCGGCACGGCCGCCAAGGCGCAAGCCCAGTTGAAACGCCCCGACATTTACGGCAAGACCGGCACCACCAATGATTCGATGGATGCCTGGTTCGCTGGCTACCAGCAAGAAGTCGTGGCCGTGGTGTGGATTGGCTACGACCAACCACGCAAGCTGGGCGACCGCGAAACCGGCGGCGGCTTGTCGCTCCCCGTGTGGATCGAATACATGAACTTTGCCTTGCGCGGCAAGCCAGTGCAGGAAGCCGTGGCGCCGGAAGGCGTGGTCAACGTCGGTGGCGAGTGGTACTACGACGAGTACAGCGGCAACCAGGGTGTGCGCAGCCTGGCCGGTGATGAAAGCAAGCTGCCGGCCGCCGGCACCGAGGAAGAGAAGAAGAGCATCCTCGATCTATTCAAGCGCTGA
- the cyaY gene encoding iron donor protein CyaY yields MSLDHSAAAVAAPAATPLTDAEYAARTRAVLDRIEAQVDQWLDADVIDIDSHRSGGLLELSFPDRSKIIINTQAPLQELWLAAKAGGYHFRFVAGAWLDTKTSSEFHAHLSSLASAQAGKALSFSALE; encoded by the coding sequence ATGTCGCTTGATCATTCTGCCGCTGCAGTTGCCGCACCCGCTGCCACCCCTTTGACCGACGCCGAGTACGCCGCCCGCACCCGCGCCGTCTTGGATCGCATCGAGGCGCAGGTCGATCAATGGCTGGACGCTGATGTCATCGATATCGACAGCCACCGCTCCGGCGGCCTGCTGGAGCTGAGTTTTCCGGATCGCAGCAAGATCATCATCAACACCCAGGCCCCGCTGCAGGAATTGTGGCTGGCGGCCAAGGCGGGCGGCTATCACTTCCGCTTTGTGGCGGGCGCATGGCTGGACACCAAGACCAGCAGCGAGTTCCACGCCCACTTGTCCAGCCTGGCCTCCGCGCAGGCTGGGAAGGCGCTGAGTTTCTCAGCGCTTGAATAG
- the lptM gene encoding LPS translocon maturation chaperone LptM: MNHEKSSRSVGPQAQPEAASGSCRGTSLLLAALFVTLTGCGQKGALTLPQDAAKPVAGAAAASGSAASAPALAPR, translated from the coding sequence ATGAATCACGAAAAATCATCCCGCAGTGTAGGCCCGCAAGCTCAGCCCGAGGCCGCATCAGGGTCTTGCCGAGGCACTTCGCTATTGCTTGCTGCTCTGTTTGTGACGCTGACCGGCTGCGGTCAAAAAGGCGCCCTCACCCTCCCGCAGGATGCGGCAAAACCGGTAGCAGGCGCTGCAGCAGCGTCAGGTTCTGCGGCCTCGGCCCCAGCTCTGGCGCCACGCTGA
- a CDS encoding ABC transporter ATP-binding protein: MSAAEVVVTQPLVEVQDLAKTFDVSAPWLNRVLERKQRQFVHAVDGVSFSIGKGKTLALVGESGCGKSTVARLLVGLYPPTRGTVSVDGLDIAKTLASPGALALRRRMQMIFQDPYASLNPRWKVQDIIAEPLREHGLISSAEELRARVAELLLSVGLAAADAEKFPHQFSGGQRQRISIARALATQPEFLVCDEPTSALDVSVQAQVLNIMKDLQRQRGLTYLFISHNLAVVRHVADQVGVMYLGRLVEVADKAELFARPRHPYTRMLLDAIPDIHMSGRARTPVQGEVPNPLSPPSGCSFHPRCPHANERCQRERPQMLEIRGVRVACHAVQEDRIA; the protein is encoded by the coding sequence ATGAGTGCCGCTGAAGTCGTGGTGACGCAGCCCTTGGTGGAGGTTCAAGACCTGGCCAAGACCTTTGATGTGTCGGCGCCGTGGTTGAATCGCGTGCTGGAGCGTAAGCAGCGCCAGTTCGTCCATGCGGTGGACGGGGTGAGCTTCAGCATTGGCAAGGGTAAGACGCTGGCCCTGGTGGGTGAGTCGGGCTGCGGCAAGAGCACGGTGGCGCGCTTGTTGGTGGGGCTTTACCCGCCCACCCGTGGCACCGTCAGCGTTGACGGCCTGGACATCGCCAAGACACTGGCTTCGCCCGGCGCCCTGGCTCTGCGCCGGCGCATGCAGATGATTTTTCAGGATCCCTATGCCTCGCTGAATCCGCGCTGGAAGGTGCAAGACATCATTGCCGAGCCGCTGCGCGAGCATGGCTTGATCAGCAGCGCCGAGGAGTTGCGCGCGCGGGTGGCTGAACTTTTGCTGTCTGTGGGTTTGGCCGCGGCGGATGCGGAGAAATTTCCGCACCAGTTTTCGGGCGGCCAGCGGCAGCGTATTTCGATTGCCCGGGCGCTGGCGACGCAGCCGGAGTTTTTAGTCTGCGACGAGCCGACTTCGGCCTTGGATGTGTCGGTGCAGGCCCAAGTGCTCAACATCATGAAGGATTTGCAGCGCCAGCGTGGGCTGACCTATCTGTTCATTTCCCACAACCTCGCCGTGGTGCGCCATGTGGCGGATCAGGTTGGCGTGATGTATTTGGGTCGCTTGGTCGAGGTGGCCGACAAGGCCGAGCTCTTCGCCCGGCCGCGTCACCCCTACACCCGCATGCTGCTGGACGCGATCCCGGACATCCACATGAGCGGGCGCGCCCGCACGCCGGTGCAGGGCGAGGTGCCTAACCCGCTGAGTCCGCCGTCCGGCTGTAGCTTCCATCCGCGCTGCCCACATGCGAATGAACGCTGCCAGCGTGAACGCCCGCAGATGTTGGAAATCCGGGGCGTGCGCGTGGCTTGCCACGCGGTGCAAGAAGACCGGATTGCTTGA
- a CDS encoding ABC transporter ATP-binding protein, with protein MSTPLLEVRHLRVEFPGRRGTLLALDDISFDIAPGEILGVVGESGAGKSLTGAAIIGLLDPPGRIASGEILLQGKRIDNLPYEQMRKIRGRQIGAIFQDPLTSLNPLYTVGQQLIETITTHLDLSQAQARQRAIELLAQTGIPAPEARIDQYPHQFSGGMRQRVVIALALAAKPKLIVADEPTTALDVSIQAQIIALLKRVCKEQGAAVMLVTHDMGVIAETCDRVAVLYAGRVVEIGPVAEVIHHPAHPYTAGLMGAIPAMDEDRERLLQIDGAMPRLNAIPAGCAYNPRCPQVFERCRSERPELRPVGQTQAACWLSEAKEARA; from the coding sequence ATGAGCACTCCGCTTCTTGAAGTACGCCATCTGCGCGTGGAATTCCCCGGCCGGCGCGGCACCTTGCTGGCCCTGGATGACATCAGTTTTGATATTGCGCCGGGCGAGATTCTCGGCGTGGTGGGCGAGTCCGGTGCGGGCAAGTCCTTGACCGGCGCGGCCATCATCGGCTTGCTGGATCCGCCGGGGCGCATCGCCAGCGGCGAGATCTTGTTGCAGGGTAAGCGCATTGACAACCTGCCCTACGAGCAGATGCGCAAGATCCGCGGCCGCCAGATCGGCGCGATCTTTCAAGACCCGCTGACCTCGCTGAACCCGCTTTACACCGTGGGCCAGCAGTTGATCGAAACCATCACCACTCACCTCGATCTGAGCCAGGCGCAAGCCCGCCAGCGTGCGATTGAGCTGCTGGCGCAGACCGGCATTCCGGCTCCTGAGGCGCGCATCGACCAGTATCCCCACCAGTTCTCCGGCGGTATGCGCCAGCGAGTGGTGATTGCGTTGGCGCTGGCCGCCAAGCCCAAATTGATCGTGGCCGATGAGCCGACGACTGCGCTGGATGTTTCCATCCAGGCGCAAATCATTGCCTTGCTCAAGCGGGTCTGCAAAGAGCAGGGCGCGGCGGTGATGCTGGTGACCCATGATATGGGTGTGATTGCCGAGACCTGTGACCGTGTGGCCGTGCTGTATGCCGGCCGGGTGGTTGAGATTGGCCCGGTGGCGGAAGTCATTCACCACCCCGCCCATCCCTACACGGCGGGCTTGATGGGCGCCATTCCCGCCATGGACGAAGACCGTGAGCGTTTGCTGCAAATCGACGGCGCCATGCCGCGCCTGAATGCCATCCCGGCCGGCTGCGCCTACAACCCGCGTTGCCCTCAGGTGTTTGAGCGCTGCCGCAGCGAGCGGCCCGAGCTGCGGCCGGTGGGCCAGACACAAGCCGCCTGCTGGCTGAGCGAAGCGAAGGAGGCGCGCGCATGA
- a CDS encoding ABC transporter permease: MSKPSGVSTPAPAVVKAPSALARFLDGDVWHSFKSSPVAIVAALVALVCVICAVFADVVAPHNPFDLASLELMDSRLPPAWMEGGSSKYLLGTDDQGRDLLSALMYGARISLFVGLASVLVSMVIGVGLGLLAGFVGGKVDAFIMRICDVMLSFPSILVALLIDGVGRAMFPNAHDALAFGVLILAISLTGWVQYARTVRGSTMVERNKEYVQAARVIGVSSARIMRRHVLPNVLGPVMVLATIQVASAIITEATLSFLGVGVPPTSPSLGTLIRVGNDFLFSGEWWITIWPGLMLVLIALSVNLLGDWLRDALNPRLR; the protein is encoded by the coding sequence ATGAGTAAACCTTCTGGGGTATCGACCCCTGCGCCTGCCGTGGTCAAAGCGCCGAGCGCCCTGGCGCGCTTTCTGGACGGCGATGTCTGGCATTCCTTCAAGTCTTCACCGGTTGCGATCGTGGCGGCCTTGGTGGCGCTGGTCTGCGTCATTTGCGCGGTCTTCGCCGATGTGGTGGCGCCGCACAATCCCTTTGATCTGGCCTCCCTGGAGCTGATGGACTCGCGCTTGCCGCCGGCCTGGATGGAGGGCGGCAGCAGCAAATACCTGTTGGGCACCGACGATCAGGGCCGCGATTTGCTCTCGGCCCTGATGTACGGCGCGCGCATCTCTTTGTTTGTGGGTCTGGCCTCGGTGCTGGTGTCCATGGTGATTGGCGTTGGCCTGGGCTTGCTGGCCGGCTTTGTGGGCGGCAAGGTGGATGCCTTCATCATGCGCATCTGCGATGTGATGCTGTCTTTCCCGTCCATCCTGGTGGCGCTGCTGATCGACGGTGTCGGCCGCGCCATGTTCCCTAACGCCCATGATGCGCTGGCTTTCGGGGTGCTGATTTTGGCCATCTCGCTGACCGGCTGGGTGCAATACGCGCGCACGGTGCGCGGTTCCACCATGGTGGAGCGCAACAAGGAGTATGTGCAGGCGGCCCGTGTGATCGGCGTCAGCTCGGCCCGCATCATGCGCCGCCATGTGCTGCCCAATGTGCTGGGGCCAGTGATGGTGTTGGCCACCATCCAGGTGGCCTCGGCCATCATCACCGAAGCGACCCTGTCATTCCTGGGCGTGGGTGTGCCACCTACCAGCCCTTCGCTGGGCACCTTGATCCGCGTCGGCAATGACTTTTTGTTCTCCGGCGAATGGTGGATCACCATCTGGCCCGGCTTGATGTTGGTGCTGATCGCACTCAGCGTGAATCTGCTGGGTGACTGGCTGCGCGACGCGCTCAATCCCCGTTTACGTTGA
- a CDS encoding ABC transporter permease translates to MLVFVLRRLAQAVIVMLSVAFIAFMLFQYVGDPVTNLLGQDATQEQRDSLRRDLGLDAPFPVQFARFIGNAVQGEFGLSLRQGRKVSSLIAERFPATLELSLVAALIALGVGIPLGVYAALRRGKASSQLLMMLSLLGVSLPTFLIGILLILVFAVWLKWLPSFGRGDVLAFGSWTTGLLTADGLRHVLLPAITLSVFQLTLIMRLVRAEMLEVLRTDYIKFARARGLSNNAVYFGHALKNTLVPVITITGLQLGSLIAFAIITETVFQWPGMGLLFIQAVQFADIPVMAAYLCLISFIFVTINLLVDLLYFAVDPRLRVEGKAH, encoded by the coding sequence ATGCTAGTTTTCGTTCTCCGCCGCCTTGCGCAGGCCGTCATCGTGATGCTTTCGGTGGCGTTCATTGCCTTCATGCTGTTTCAGTATGTGGGCGACCCCGTCACCAATTTGCTGGGGCAAGACGCCACACAAGAGCAGCGCGATTCTCTGCGGCGCGATCTGGGCTTGGACGCTCCGTTCCCGGTGCAGTTCGCTCGCTTCATCGGCAATGCCGTGCAAGGCGAGTTCGGCCTGAGCTTGCGCCAGGGGCGCAAAGTGTCCAGCTTGATCGCTGAGCGCTTTCCGGCCACGCTGGAGTTGTCCTTGGTGGCGGCCCTGATCGCCCTTGGCGTCGGTATTCCGCTGGGGGTCTACGCGGCACTGCGGCGCGGCAAGGCCAGCTCGCAGTTGCTGATGATGTTGTCTTTGCTGGGTGTGTCACTCCCCACTTTTTTGATCGGCATCCTGCTGATTCTGGTGTTCGCGGTCTGGCTCAAGTGGTTGCCAAGCTTTGGCCGAGGTGATGTGCTGGCCTTTGGCTCCTGGACTACCGGACTCTTGACCGCCGATGGCCTGCGCCATGTGCTCTTGCCGGCTATCACCTTGTCGGTGTTCCAGCTCACCTTGATCATGCGTTTGGTGCGGGCCGAGATGCTGGAGGTGCTGCGCACCGATTACATCAAGTTCGCCCGCGCACGTGGGCTCAGCAATAACGCGGTCTACTTCGGCCACGCCTTGAAGAACACGCTGGTGCCGGTGATCACCATCACCGGCTTGCAACTCGGCTCGCTGATTGCTTTTGCCATCATCACCGAGACGGTGTTTCAGTGGCCCGGCATGGGGCTGCTGTTCATTCAGGCGGTGCAGTTCGCTGACATTCCGGTGATGGCGGCCTATCTGTGCCTGATCTCATTCATTTTCGTCACCATCAATCTCTTGGTGGATTTGCTTTATTTCGCGGTTGATCCGCGCTTGCGTGTCGAAGGCAAGGCCCACTGA
- a CDS encoding DUF3047 domain-containing protein: MSTFKFFHKSRLARVLVLSNSVALTSCAWPPTRPELSQGTESAAAGALREWSSRELPGKSATQYSLIERAGRPCVLAQANKSASLWRRGMKLAPDQLAGLQFDWWIGSFADTASVTSAQTDDAPARLLLGFDGDVERLSMRNRMQFDLVQTLTGEAPPYALLMYVWDASAPVDTLVVSTRSDRIRKIVVGSGPRSAEHKGWVRLQRDVAADFARAFGEAPGPLISMALMTDGDNTRSRSDACYGNIMLFDPQGQVLPGSLQM; this comes from the coding sequence ATGAGTACGTTTAAGTTTTTTCATAAGTCCCGCTTGGCTCGGGTGCTTGTGCTGTCGAACAGCGTGGCTTTGACGTCCTGCGCTTGGCCGCCGACAAGGCCGGAGCTGAGCCAAGGCACCGAGTCGGCGGCAGCTGGTGCGCTGCGCGAGTGGTCCTCCCGCGAATTGCCGGGCAAGAGTGCGACCCAGTATTCGCTGATCGAGCGGGCCGGGCGCCCCTGTGTGCTGGCCCAGGCCAATAAGTCTGCCAGCCTGTGGCGGCGCGGCATGAAGCTGGCGCCTGATCAGCTGGCTGGCTTGCAATTCGATTGGTGGATTGGCAGCTTCGCCGATACCGCCAGCGTGACCAGTGCGCAAACCGACGACGCGCCGGCCCGCTTGCTGCTCGGCTTCGATGGCGATGTTGAGCGCTTGTCGATGCGCAATCGCATGCAGTTCGACCTGGTGCAGACCTTGACGGGCGAGGCGCCTCCTTATGCCTTGCTGATGTATGTTTGGGACGCCTCAGCCCCGGTCGATACCCTGGTCGTCAGCACCCGCAGTGATCGCATTCGCAAGATCGTCGTGGGTTCCGGGCCGCGTAGCGCCGAGCACAAGGGCTGGGTACGCCTGCAGCGCGATGTAGCTGCTGACTTTGCCCGCGCATTTGGTGAGGCGCCCGGCCCGCTGATCAGCATGGCCTTGATGACGGACGGTGATAACACCCGCAGCCGCTCCGATGCCTGCTATGGCAATATCATGCTCTTCGATCCGCAGGGTCAGGTCTTGCCTGGTAGCTTGCAAATGTGA
- a CDS encoding porin yields the protein MKKTALILSLLAASTSGAWAQSSVTMYGIVDAGVRYISNSGTVPGTGALWQVIPGGMSQSRLGFNITEDMGGGLKAIANLEHRLNSDTGTAAAADFWRQSWVGLQSADFGRITLGRQYNVLFDIYTSTYASFKYSPYIEAYKPEIGLSMGARQDNMVKYLIEAGGLRGELQVSAGEGNSQNKSMGGLLRYQMGDFSVGGAYLEVTDTSGMKVQGTTAGAAWTSGPWYVNASWAQNKFDKGSLLGGAYTAGLIGAGVLNAAANDVNQRDMYAAGVTYQLTPQINLGGHYWRADQTHFVSGSNKSNADYFAAVADYAFSKRTDAYAEFDYTKFSNGYVKFANGATHRYGATVGVRHRF from the coding sequence ATGAAAAAGACCGCCCTGATCTTGAGCCTTCTGGCTGCCAGCACCTCCGGTGCTTGGGCCCAGTCCAGTGTGACGATGTACGGCATCGTCGATGCCGGTGTGCGTTACATCAGCAATTCCGGCACCGTCCCCGGCACAGGCGCTTTGTGGCAAGTGATTCCCGGCGGCATGTCGCAAAGCCGTTTGGGCTTCAATATCACTGAGGACATGGGTGGCGGCCTGAAGGCTATCGCCAATCTGGAGCACCGCCTGAATTCCGATACCGGTACCGCCGCTGCGGCCGATTTCTGGCGTCAGTCCTGGGTTGGCCTGCAGTCCGCTGACTTTGGTCGTATCACTTTGGGTCGCCAGTACAACGTGCTGTTCGATATCTACACATCGACCTATGCGTCCTTCAAGTACTCGCCCTACATTGAGGCGTACAAGCCAGAAATCGGCTTGTCCATGGGTGCGCGTCAAGACAATATGGTCAAGTACCTGATCGAAGCGGGTGGCCTGCGCGGCGAGCTGCAAGTCAGCGCCGGTGAAGGGAATTCCCAAAACAAATCCATGGGTGGCTTGCTGCGCTACCAGATGGGTGATTTCTCGGTGGGTGGCGCTTATCTGGAAGTGACTGACACGAGTGGCATGAAGGTTCAAGGCACGACGGCAGGCGCGGCTTGGACCAGCGGCCCCTGGTATGTGAATGCTTCCTGGGCGCAGAATAAGTTTGACAAGGGCAGTCTCTTGGGTGGGGCTTATACCGCCGGTTTGATTGGTGCTGGTGTGTTGAATGCTGCGGCCAACGATGTGAATCAGCGTGATATGTACGCTGCTGGCGTGACCTATCAACTCACGCCTCAGATCAACTTGGGTGGCCATTATTGGCGTGCCGATCAGACGCATTTCGTGTCTGGATCGAATAAGAGTAACGCGGACTACTTCGCTGCGGTGGCCGACTACGCCTTCTCCAAGCGCACCGATGCCTACGCAGAATTCGATTACACAAAGTTCAGCAATGGCTATGTGAAGTTTGCTAACGGTGCCACGCACCGCTACGGCGCCACCGTGGGTGTGCGCCATCGCTTCTAA
- a CDS encoding porin, whose amino-acid sequence MKKSLVALAVLGSFAGVAAAQSSVTLFGVVDAAARYTKANGQDLYSLASGGNTTSRLGVRGVEDLGGGLKASFWLESQVNVDAGTAAGSDGKFWGRRATVSLSGDFGTVNLGRNKNSTKLAYEDFDPTSATGLGSVENLYSNLGSGAGLGRYDNQVTYVLPGNLGGFYGSVDVAAGEGAEFSKSYSGRVGYKVDAINVSAAYMETGVNTKFKLLTVGASYDFGIAKPSLMYTTTEFGAAKQEVWTAAVTAPLGAGSVWASYSDAADKSTVSSTTYKANQIAAGYIYNLSKRTALYTTVSLIDNGAAAKFAVANSPAVAADGRSGGFDLGVRHSF is encoded by the coding sequence ATGAAGAAATCTCTAGTCGCACTGGCCGTCCTCGGCTCTTTCGCTGGTGTTGCCGCCGCTCAATCGTCGGTGACCCTGTTCGGCGTGGTTGACGCTGCAGCCCGTTACACCAAGGCCAACGGCCAAGACCTGTACAGCCTGGCTTCCGGTGGCAACACCACCAGCCGCCTGGGCGTGCGCGGTGTTGAAGACCTGGGTGGCGGCCTGAAGGCTAGCTTCTGGTTGGAAAGCCAAGTCAACGTGGATGCTGGCACTGCTGCTGGTTCTGACGGTAAGTTCTGGGGCCGCCGCGCCACCGTCAGCCTGTCGGGTGACTTCGGTACCGTGAACCTGGGCCGCAACAAGAACTCCACTAAGCTGGCTTATGAGGACTTCGATCCTACGTCGGCAACTGGCCTGGGCAGTGTTGAAAACCTGTACAGCAACCTGGGTTCGGGCGCTGGTCTGGGTCGCTACGACAACCAAGTCACCTACGTTCTGCCTGGCAATCTGGGTGGTTTCTACGGTTCGGTGGACGTGGCTGCAGGCGAAGGCGCTGAGTTCAGCAAGTCCTACAGCGGCCGCGTGGGCTACAAGGTTGACGCCATCAACGTCAGCGCTGCTTACATGGAAACCGGCGTGAACACCAAGTTCAAGCTGTTGACCGTGGGTGCTTCGTATGACTTCGGCATCGCCAAGCCTTCGCTGATGTACACGACGACCGAATTCGGCGCTGCCAAGCAAGAAGTTTGGACCGCAGCTGTGACCGCTCCTCTGGGCGCTGGCTCGGTGTGGGCTTCGTACAGCGACGCTGCTGACAAGAGCACCGTGTCGTCGACCACGTACAAGGCCAACCAAATCGCTGCTGGCTACATCTACAACCTGTCCAAGCGTACCGCTCTGTACACCACCGTGTCGCTGATCGACAACGGCGCTGCAGCCAAGTTCGCAGTGGCTAACTCGCCTGCTGTTGCAGCCGACGGCCGTTCCGGCGGTTTCGATCTGGGCGTGCGTCACAGCTTCTGA
- the coq7 gene encoding 2-polyprenyl-3-methyl-6-methoxy-1,4-benzoquinone monooxygenase — MTLRPPLSRLDQLLARAQQGLQTVFGKPSAARPMPTAPHPEGVVAAPLSSAEAALSGALMRVNHVGEVCAQALYQSQALVSRDPQLKAHFEQAAREELDHLAWTQQRLDELGSHRSYLTPLWYGGAFGIGCLAGLAGDRTSLGFVVETENQVEQHLASHLDRLPAGDFASRAIVAQMKEEEARHAAEAKAAGAQLLPTPVKQVMKAAAGVMTRTAHYI; from the coding sequence ATGACTCTTCGCCCACCACTTTCCCGGCTCGACCAGCTGCTGGCCCGCGCCCAACAAGGCTTGCAAACGGTTTTCGGCAAGCCCAGCGCGGCACGCCCCATGCCCACCGCCCCACACCCCGAAGGCGTTGTTGCCGCGCCACTAAGCAGCGCGGAGGCCGCCCTGTCCGGCGCACTGATGCGGGTCAACCATGTCGGGGAGGTCTGCGCCCAGGCGCTTTACCAGTCACAGGCCTTGGTGAGCCGCGATCCGCAACTCAAGGCCCATTTCGAACAGGCGGCGCGGGAAGAGCTGGACCATCTGGCCTGGACTCAGCAGCGCCTGGACGAATTGGGGAGCCATCGCAGCTACCTCACCCCGCTTTGGTATGGCGGCGCTTTCGGAATCGGCTGCCTGGCCGGCTTGGCGGGCGACCGCACCAGCCTCGGCTTCGTGGTTGAGACCGAAAACCAGGTCGAGCAGCATTTAGCCAGCCATTTAGACCGCCTGCCCGCGGGCGACTTCGCTTCCCGCGCCATCGTCGCGCAAATGAAAGAGGAAGAAGCCCGCCACGCCGCTGAGGCAAAGGCGGCCGGCGCGCAACTTCTGCCCACCCCGGTGAAGCAAGTCATGAAGGCCGCCGCCGGCGTGATGACACGCACCGCCCACTACATCTGA